DNA from Bradyrhizobium japonicum USDA 6:
GCCGTCAACCATCGCCTGCTGGGAGAAGTGCGCGGAGATGCGCTCGCGCAGGGCGGATGCGCGCTGCGCGGTCGCCTGCGGATCGTCGAGTGCGGCCGCGATCGCTTCCGCCATGGCCTCGGCGTTGCTCGCCGCAAACAGCGCCGGGCTGTCAGGCCCGAAGATCTCGGGGATGCCGCCGACGCGGGCCGCGATCATGGGAATGCCGGCCGCACCGGCCTCGATCACGACATAGGGCATGGAATCGCCGCGCGAGGGCACGACCAGCAGCCGCCCCTTGGAGAAGCCGTAACGCGCCTTGACGTGACCGATGAAGCGGATGGCGCTGGAGAGACCGAGCTTCTCGACCTGCGCCTTCAGCGCCGCCGTCTCCTCGCCGTCGCCGCCGAGCGTGAGCGTGACCTTCTTGCCGCCTTCGTGCAGGCGTGCCACCGCATCGACCAGCAAATCCGCGCCCTTGATGTGCCTGAACTCGCCGACATAGGCGAGATCGGTGGCATCGTCGGCGATGCCAACAGGCTCGAACTCTTCCGGCGTCACGCCATTGAAGACGCAATGCACCACGCCCTTGGGCGTGCCGACGATGCGCTGATAGGTGTCGCGCGCAAACGCGCTCTCGAACAGGAACAGGTCCGTCGCGTCCATCAGCGTGCGTTCGAGCCGCGCGTAAAACTCGCCCTTGAAGGTGTTGAGGGGATAGTGCAGCGAGCCGCCATGCGGGGTGTAGATGCGGATGGTGTCGTCGGATCGCCGCCGCATGCGGACGAAGGCGCCAGCCTTGGCTCCGTGGCCGTGCATGACGTCGGGCTTGAGCGCGGCGATCAGGCGCCGCATCCGCAGCCACACCAGAAAATCGTCAGGCGACGGTTCGCGGCGGATCGCCAGCCGGTGCACGCCGAGCTTCAGTCGCGGCGCGAGTTCGGCCAGCGCCTTGTCCGCGCGCTCGCCGCCGGTGAGGCTGTCGGCGAGAATCCCGACGTGATGACCGCGATCGACCTGACCGTTGGCGAGATCGAGGATGTGGCGGAAGATGCCGCCCACGGGAGCGCGCACGGCGTGCAGGATGCGGAGCGGCCGGTCGGGAGAGGGGGGCATGATCAGAACCAGCGCTCGACGGCGAATGCTCGAACAATTCTCGAAATATCGAGATGGATTAAGAGCCCTCGTGGTTAACAAACGGTGTCGGCGCCGTTCGTGCCGGCCGCGGCAGGGCGCGATTAACCCAGCAGCAACCTTAATGGAGTGTAATCGCCCCGGTTGAGGTAGAGTCGCAGCGTTGCCCTGCGGGAGTGTTCGATGCGTTTAGGGTTCTGGCGTGCCGGCAAGGACAAGGCGGTGGTCGAGCGGGCTATTTCGAAGCCCACAGCCGAAGCCATGGTCGTCGAAGCCGCGCCCAAGGTCGAAGCCAAGCCTGCATCCGTTGCTCCGAAGCAGGCACCAGTCGAATCCGGCGACATCGATCTCCATGCGCTCGGCGCCGCACTGGCCCGCAAGCGCGGCTGGATCATCGTGCCGACGGTGCTGGCCCTGGTCGCCTCCGTCGCTGCCGTCAACCTGGTGACGCCGCGTTAC
Protein-coding regions in this window:
- a CDS encoding glycosyltransferase family 4 protein, giving the protein MPPSPDRPLRILHAVRAPVGGIFRHILDLANGQVDRGHHVGILADSLTGGERADKALAELAPRLKLGVHRLAIRREPSPDDFLVWLRMRRLIAALKPDVMHGHGAKAGAFVRMRRRSDDTIRIYTPHGGSLHYPLNTFKGEFYARLERTLMDATDLFLFESAFARDTYQRIVGTPKGVVHCVFNGVTPEEFEPVGIADDATDLAYVGEFRHIKGADLLVDAVARLHEGGKKVTLTLGGDGEETAALKAQVEKLGLSSAIRFIGHVKARYGFSKGRLLVVPSRGDSMPYVVIEAGAAGIPMIAARVGGIPEIFGPDSPALFAASNAEAMAEAIAAALDDPQATAQRASALRERISAHFSQQAMVDGVLAGYRDAFANH